A genomic region of Paramormyrops kingsleyae isolate MSU_618 chromosome 19, PKINGS_0.4, whole genome shotgun sequence contains the following coding sequences:
- the paplnb gene encoding papilin b, proteoglycan-like sulfated glycoprotein yields the protein MRILLALAVLQVIPGPSLQLGVLSRVSSALAYESWGSWGPCSRSCGTGVTKRTRQCNVQRQDGRNNCVGAAKDHRACNTQECPVGSRDFREEQCSQFDGTDYDGKFYTWLPYYGAANPCELNCIPRGENFFFRHRPTVVDGTPCYPGRRDICVEGVCQPQLIIQESRFGEENNRYPPPGSQRVAVTWSSGRWSACSTECGPGYQSRHVFCTSNGLAVAEHLCSAMARPPTNRTCEVRECSRTYMYEPGQWSPCSASCGVGVQTRQVPCVIHDKAGGQVVQDALCARYTARPATRQDCQMPPCPDDRYMVYSPERTKVSVVSAVLDPLGAIGSTHCSQSYYGCCSDGKTEAGGLYGEGCPSDLCSRSRYGCCPDGMTAAQGPSREGCLKKDVYTDVDLSEPRGESKGDCHTSTYGCCPDQVTWALGSRGEGCHSRVKADQQTICSLPRSPGSCSNWSSRYHYDPATGTCSHFWYGGCHGNSNNFPTREECQRQCDGIRGSRASPVPVYEMGRVRTDQKGPASSVRGSGRRVKMATILRRSSPTYPVLG from the exons ATGAGGATCCTGCTGGCTCTGGCTGTTCTCCAGGTCATTCCTGGTCCATCCCTTCAG TTGGGTGTTCTGTCACGTGTGTCATCGGCCCTCGCCTATGAGTCCTGGGGGTCCTGGGGGCCGTGTAGCCGCAGCTGTGGCACCGGTGTGACCAAGAGGACCCGGCAGTGTAACGTGCAGAG GCAAGATGGAAGAAACAACTGTGTGGGCGCTGCCAAGGATCACCGCGCGTGTAACACGCAg GAGTGTCCAGTGGGGTCCAGGGACTTCAGAGAGGAGCAGTGCTCACAATTTGATGGGACAGACTACGATGGGAAGTTCTACACCTGGCTGCCGTATTATGGAG CTGCAAACCCCTGTGAGCTGAACTGCATCCCCAGAGGAGAGAACTTCTTCTTCCGGCACCGCCCCACCGTGGTGGACGGCACCCCGTGTTACCCAGGCCGCAGGGACATCTGCGTGGAGGGGGTCTGCCAG CCTCAGCTGATTATCCAGGAGAGCAGGTTTGGTGAGGAGAACAACCGGTACCCTCCTCCAGGCAGCCAGAGGGTGGCGGTCACATGGAGCTCCGGGCGCTGGTCTGCATGCAGCACGGAGTGCGGACCAG GTTACCAGTCCCGTCATGTCTTCTGCACCAGCAATGGCCTCGCTGTTGCTGAACACCTTTGCTCCGCCATGGCGCGACCCCCAACCAACCGCACGTGTGAGGTGCGGGAATGCAGCAGGACGTACAT GTACGAGCCTGGGCAGTGGAGTCCCTGCTCGGCCTCATGCGGCGTGGGCGTTCAGACGCGGCAGGTGCCCTGCGTGATCCATGACAAGGCGGGCGGCCAGGTGGTGCAGGACGCCCTTTGTGCCCGCTACACTGCCCGCCCCGCCACCCGGCAGGACTGCCAGATGCCGCCCTGCCCCGACGACCGCTACATGG TCTACAGTCCGGAGCGTACGAAGGTGTCCGTCGTGAGCGCTGTGCTCGATCCGCTCGGCGCCATCGGCAGCACACACTGCAGCCAGTCCTATTACGGATGCTGCTCCGACGGGAAGACTGAGGCTGGGGGCCTGTATGGGGAGGGCTGCCCATCTGATCTGTGTTCCAGGAGCAG GTATGGGTGCTGTCCAGATGGCATGACTGCAGCCCAGGGTCCCAGCAGGGAGGGCTGCCTGAAGAAGGACGTCTACACTGATGTT GACCTCTCTGAGCCTCGGGGTGAGTCCAAAGGTGACTGTCACACCAGCACCTATGGCTGCTGCCCCGACCAGGTCACCTGGGCATTGGGCTCCCGCGGGGAGGGGTGTCACAGCCGCGTGAAAGCCG ATCAGCAGACTATCTGCTCCCTGCCACGCAGCCCCGGCTCCTGCAGCAACTGGTCCTCCCGCTACCACTACGACCCCGCCACCGGCACCTGCTCCCACTTCTGGTATGGCGGTTGCCACGGCAACTCCAACAACTTCCCCACACGCGAGGAGTGCCAGCGGCAATGTGATGGCATAAGGGGAAGCCGGGCGAGCCCCGTCCCGGTGTATGAAATGGGGAGGGTCCGCACTGACCAGAAGGGCCCCGCGTCCAGTGTACGGGGCAGCGGGCGTCGCGTGAAAATGGCCACCATCCTGCGGCGCTCCTCTCCCACCTACCCCGTGCTGGGATAG
- the vti1b gene encoding vesicle transport through interaction with t-SNAREs homolog 1B: MSSEEFEKLHEIYKSLYDELKLMPDRAARCHGEERKRLVRDFDEKVGEAEEMLQGMDKELRVAPSSFRNSMSAKLRLYRRDLGKLQRDMKSCEPSLGFSGRPGESGHGSYGIYASQNEQSTQAQSHRALLLQGTESLHRATQSIERSQRIAVETENIGNDIIEELGEQREQLDRTRDRLIHTGENLSRSRKILRSMSRRLMTNKLLLSVIILMELAILGAVVYLKFFRR, translated from the exons ATGTCATCGGAGGAGTTTGAAAAATTGCACGAAATCTATAAAAGTCTTTATGATGAGCTGAAGTTGATGCCGGACAGAGCTGCGCGATGTCACGGAG AGGAAAGGAAGAGGTTGGTCAGAGACTTTGATGAAAAAGTGGGAGAAGCAGAGGAAATG CTGCAGGGTATGGATAAGGAGCTGCGTGTAGCGCCCTCCTCCTTTCGCAACTCGATGTCGGCGAAGCTGCGCCTGTATCGCAGGGACCTGGGCAAGCTACAGCGCGACATGAAAAGCTGCGAGCCGTCCCTGGGCTTCTCCGGGCGGCCAGGGGAGAGCGGCCACGGCAGCTATGGCATCTATGCCTCGCAGAATGAGCAGAGT ACCCAGGCACAGTCCCATCGTGCGCTGCTCCTCCAGGGTACGGAGTCCTTGCACCGCGCCACGCAGAGCATCGAGCGCAGCCAGCGGATCGCCGTGGAGACAGAGAATATTGGCAACGACATCATCGAGGAGCTGGGGGAGCAGAGAGAGCAGCTGGACCGGACCCGTGACCGG CTCATTCACACGGGGGAGAACCTGAGTCGCAGTCGCAAGATTCTGCGTTCCATGTCTCGGCG gctcATGACTAATAAGCTCCTTCTGTCAGTCATCATTCTCATGGAGCTGGCCATCCTGGGAGCTGTCGTCTACCTCAAGTTCTTCCGCCGCTAG
- the LOC111859962 gene encoding cofilin-2: MASGVTVSDEVIKVFNDMKVRKSSSSEDVKKRKKAVLFCLSDDKKKIIVEEDKQILVGDIGESVHDPYASFVKLLPLNDCRYGLYDATYETKESKKEDLVFIFWAPENAPLKSKMIYASSKDAIKKKFTGIKHEWQVNGLDDIQDRSTLAEKLGGNVVVSLEGRPL, encoded by the exons ATG GCCTCGGGCGTCACAGTGAGCGACGAAGTCATCAAGGTGTTCAATGACATGAAGGTGCGCAAGTCCTCGTCGTCCGAAGACGTCAAAAAACGCAAGAAGGCCGTGCTGTTCTGCCTCAGCGACGACAAGAAGAAGATAATTGTGGAGGAGGACAAACAGATCCTCGTTGGTGACATCGGGGAGTCGGTGCACGACCCGTACGCCTCGTTCGTGAAGCTTTTACCTCTCAACGACTGCCGCTACGGCCTCTACGACGCCACATACGAAACAAAGGAGTCAAAGAAGGAAGACTTGGTGTTTATATTTTG GGCCCCTGAAAATGCCCCTTTAAAAAGTAAGATGATCTATGCAAGTTCCAAAGACGCCATAAAGAAAAAGTTCACAG GCATCAAGCATGAGTGGCAGGTGAATGGTTTAGATGACATCCAGGACCGCTCCACGCTGGCGGAGAAGCTGGGAGGAAATGTGGTGGTTTCCCTGGAAGGCAGACCTTTGTAA